The following proteins are co-located in the Lichenicola cladoniae genome:
- a CDS encoding IS481 family transposase, which produces MGQVLHGCATTTAAIRRAIQHSQESLRALARRYGINQKTVAKWKQRTSVTDQPTGPRDLKSTVLSVEDEAIIVAFRRHTLLPLDDCLYALQATIPYLTRSSLHRCLQRHGISRLPDVTGDKPDKQRFKEYPLGYFHIDIAEVRTEQGKLYLLVAIDRTSKFAFTELHEKATGQVAGDFLRALIKAVPYKIHTVLTDNGTHFTTPGNVCSAAAEIRAAMDSGQLFRAHSFEYACAQNNIDHRLTKPRHPWTNGQVERMNRTLKEATVKRYHYESHDQLKSHLADFVTAYNFARRLKTLKGLTPYEFICKTWTNEPQRFIVDPIHQMPGLNISNVRHFKLQAW; this is translated from the coding sequence ATGGGCCAGGTTCTGCATGGCTGTGCCACAACGACTGCGGCGATCCGTCGAGCGATACAGCATAGTCAAGAGAGCCTGAGGGCTCTTGCCCGGCGCTACGGCATCAACCAAAAAACCGTCGCAAAGTGGAAGCAGCGGACCTCAGTCACGGACCAGCCAACCGGTCCAAGAGACCTGAAATCGACCGTGTTGTCGGTTGAGGACGAGGCCATCATCGTGGCATTTCGTCGCCATACGCTGCTGCCGCTCGACGACTGTCTTTACGCCCTGCAGGCCACCATCCCGTATTTGACCCGCTCGTCACTACATCGCTGTCTGCAACGCCATGGCATCTCTCGCTTGCCTGACGTCACCGGTGACAAGCCCGACAAGCAGAGATTCAAGGAATATCCGCTCGGCTACTTCCACATCGACATCGCCGAGGTTCGCACCGAGCAAGGCAAGCTCTACCTTCTCGTCGCCATCGACCGGACTTCGAAGTTTGCTTTCACCGAGCTGCATGAGAAAGCCACCGGGCAGGTCGCCGGCGACTTCCTTCGCGCCCTCATCAAAGCCGTGCCCTACAAAATCCACACCGTCCTGACAGATAACGGCACCCACTTCACAACACCCGGAAACGTCTGCTCGGCCGCGGCCGAGATCCGGGCCGCCATGGACAGCGGTCAACTCTTCCGGGCGCACTCGTTCGAGTATGCGTGCGCTCAGAACAACATCGATCACCGACTGACCAAGCCGCGCCACCCGTGGACCAACGGGCAGGTCGAACGCATGAACCGGACCCTCAAGGAAGCCACCGTCAAGCGATACCACTATGAGAGCCACGACCAGCTCAAAAGCCACTTGGCGGACTTCGTCACCGCTTATAATTTTGCCCGCCGCCTGAAGACCCTCAAGGGCCTCACACCTTATGAATTCATCTGCAAAACCTGGACAAACGAGCCACAGCGATTCATCGTAGACCCGATCCACCAAATGCCGGGACTAAACATCTCTAATGTTCGCCACTTCAAGCTGCAGGCATGGTGA
- a CDS encoding IS110 family RNA-guided transposase, with translation MEKLITYVGLDVHKETIAVALADEGKRGDVREHGTIANTAAALTKLVNKLAKDGRELKFCYEAGPCGYGIQRQLSVAGHECIVVAPSLIPIKAGDRIKTDRRDAINLAKLHRAGELTPVWIPDQAHEAVRDLVRARLAAVRSLRQARQQLSGFLLRHSLHYSRPAWTLMHRRWLAELRFKQPVHYLVLEDCLAVIEAATARRDRLEAHIRAALADWSLGPVVRALQALRGVALVAAATLVAELGDMTRFTNPRQLMAYLGLVPSEHSSGGKRRQGGITKAGNGAARRMLIEAAWTYRFPARISRDLLLRQEGVSGPIRETAWKAQTRLCGRYRKLSHTGKSAKIVTTAIARELSGFVWAIAKHVEAAAA, from the coding sequence TTGGAAAAGCTTATCACCTACGTCGGGCTTGATGTTCACAAAGAGACAATCGCCGTGGCGCTTGCAGACGAGGGCAAGCGGGGAGATGTGCGTGAGCATGGCACGATCGCCAACACCGCTGCTGCTCTGACAAAATTGGTGAACAAGCTTGCAAAAGATGGTCGTGAGCTGAAGTTCTGCTACGAGGCCGGGCCATGCGGTTACGGTATCCAGCGTCAGCTGAGTGTGGCCGGGCACGAATGTATTGTCGTTGCACCCTCGCTGATCCCGATCAAGGCAGGCGACCGGATCAAGACGGACCGGCGGGACGCGATCAACCTCGCCAAGTTGCACCGGGCTGGCGAGTTGACGCCGGTCTGGATCCCCGATCAGGCGCACGAAGCTGTCCGCGATCTCGTGCGTGCCCGTTTGGCGGCTGTGCGCAGCTTACGCCAGGCTCGTCAGCAGTTGTCCGGGTTTCTGCTACGGCACAGCCTGCATTATAGCCGCCCGGCCTGGACGCTGATGCACAGACGCTGGCTGGCGGAGCTGCGTTTCAAACAACCCGTGCATTATCTGGTCCTGGAAGATTGTCTTGCCGTCATCGAAGCAGCGACGGCACGGCGAGATCGTCTCGAGGCTCACATTCGGGCGGCATTGGCGGACTGGTCGCTCGGCCCGGTCGTGCGCGCCTTGCAGGCTCTGCGTGGCGTCGCCCTGGTGGCAGCGGCAACCTTGGTGGCCGAGCTTGGCGACATGACGCGCTTTACCAACCCGCGCCAGCTCATGGCCTACCTGGGTCTGGTGCCATCGGAACATTCGAGCGGCGGCAAACGGCGCCAGGGAGGGATAACCAAAGCGGGCAACGGTGCAGCACGACGGATGCTGATCGAGGCTGCATGGACCTACCGGTTCCCGGCCCGGATCAGCCGGGATCTGCTGTTGCGGCAGGAAGGCGTGTCCGGGCCCATCCGCGAAACGGCGTGGAAGGCCCAGACCCGACTATGCGGGCGCTATCGCAAACTCTCTCATACCGGCAAGTCGGCAAAGATCGTGACCACGGCAATCGCACGTGAATTGAGTGGTTTTGTTTGGGCGATTGCCAAGCATGTCGAGGCTGCCGCCGCCTGA